The genomic DNA GAGAAGAGGGGTAGAGCCATACTCTAAAAAGGGACTTTTCAAAATCACTTTAGAGCTTCATTCATCATTATTTGATTCATTTTGGGGTCTGGGTGTGAGAGCATCTAGAGCTGATGATTTTTTTATAACAAATGGGAGCATTATTTCATTGGGTATCACCTTTTTTAATCAGTACTTCTCTGGTGACCCCTTGTCCTATTTATTGAATCCTCTTATactaattttgtattttattctTTTAATGTGAGAAAAAGAATTTAATTGATAATTAACTATTTAGCAGCCTTAGTATTTAAGATTAGTACGTGTTTATATTCTGGGACTAAACTTTATATGGCATGTCGCAGTTCTATTTTGAGTATTATATCCATAACTTTCTTGCTGCTATTTAATTTGATTCAGAAAGTCTTAGTTTTTTAATCATAGGTTAAGATTAGTATGTGTTTATAGCCAGTTTTTTAATCAGAGGTTACATGTCTATAATATCTTAAAGATAGTGTTAATGTCTATAATATAGGTTAATGTCTATAATACAGGTGATAGCCTCAGAAAGTCTTTGATTCAAAAGTTATTGAGATAGGTTCTTCCTAGGATATTATATTTGCCCTTGTGTAATCTGGTGTTTGTGCTGCATTTAGCCGAGGTAGTCATTTAATTAAATCTTTAGATACAAGTTAAAGCTGTCCTTCATGAAAAAGGTAAATGTAACATTTGAATTGTTGAATGCAGAAACCAATGAAAGGATATGCTTTATGAATGTCAGTCCTGATGAAGTTATTCGAAGCTTGTTCTACAATAAAAACAATGATTCCCTCATCACTGTTTCAGTTTATGCATCAGACAACTTCAACTCCTTGAAATGTCGAACCACAAGGATTGAGTGCGTGAAGTATTATACTGAGTTGCTATATTTGTTTTTTAggttctattttttctttcctTATATGTGTCATTTATAATTTAGATACATTTGTCGTGGCAAGCCAGATGTCGGCTTCCCTCTTTTTGAGTCTGAGTCATTGAAATGGCCTGGCTTTGTCAACCTTGCTGACAACCCTGCTGCCGCACAAGGCTTGGAAAAGTTTTAGGCGAGACAAATATCTGTTTGTTGATCGGAAGAATGGTAAAGAAAATTGGAGCCCGCATGAAAGGGGTTGACTTGAGTACTAGGAATATGGTTGATTTTACACATTAGTTGTACTTTGTTTAGAATGATAGACATATTTGATATTATTTGTACACATTGAGAATTTGTTGATCTTGAATTCAATTGggtaataatatatatgtattggTTGAGTTTTGAGAATTAAGCTTTTTCACTATTGTGGTTAATACATTGTCTAATATTCGATGTTAATAAAGGGATATTAGCGCATGTAAACAAGGTAATAACATCGATTCAAAAATAAACACTTGATATCTATTTATCATATTAACATCAGTTATTTAGAAAATAATCGATGTCTATTGTTCAAATTGACATCGGTTATTTAGAAAATAATCGATGTCTATTGTTCAAATTAACATCGGTTCTTTAAAAACAACTGATGTCTAATAGGTTTgagacatcggttttttatttttaatcgaTGTTAATTCGTAAATATTGCTTGTGTGCTATAGTTTTAAATAGGCCTAATCGTTCTAATATTGCATTTCTGAACTTGACATAACTCAATTAGATAACAAGAATGTGAATTAGAcatcagaaattttccagaaacGTTGTGTAAGATTacttagacatcggtttttaaccgatgtctatgagaaaatatctttaacatcagtcgcgaagacatcatacattttttacatagacatcggtttttaaccgatgtctacggtgttttttctagtagtgttgTCAAGTTCACCTCACATACATTGCACCGTTGCAAATTACAAGATTAATGATAGATTCGGAACAAATTTAAATCATGTCATTAAAAATAGttattttaatacaaaaatgGCGTACGAACTGCAAGTATCATTAATTTTCTACTAAAATGTCCTAGGAACCATATGTGTAGACTCGAAAGCATGTTCAAACTCCGAGTCTTGTTACTGGTGAAATAAATTAATATTAGGCATCCTGATCATTTACTGCACGGATAACTGGTTTCAGTAAAATCAAGACCAACATGAACACAATATAATTTAGACAATTCAACAATCATTTGCAGGCTTTCACAATTTAAAGGAACGAATCATATATAAACCCGACCACTGTTTAGATATTTTTGTAAAGCATAAACTATCATTTCCTCTGACATATCTCTGTATGCAAACTCTATATATGTAAGGAGAATCAAAAATAGTGCTCAATAGTAGAGATGTTAGTCAACATTAGAAGTGACATCTCCACCCATGTTCAATGTTGATAATTTGCAAAAGACAGCAAGCACTTTTTCTAGAACTTTAGAATAAATAAACCGAAGCTTGTAATAAATTCAAAATTCTTCCAACCACTTTTTTAGTGACTATTTACAATCTTAGTATTATAAAACAGAATGAACAATTTTGACAGAGAAAACAAGCTATTAATTTTATCTTTAATCGGTACTTCGCCTGtaatcaaaaatatttttctttcAGTAAATTCACGTGTTTGGCTAATTTACTTCATCTTTTTCTTTCTACATGATCTCTGTAGATTTaagtaagaaaaatataattcagTATTCACAATCGATTAGAAGTGGATTTAAAAAAgttaatataattatattttgacAGGTGATAATAACCGTTAATGACTTAAATTTTTAGAaagggtatttttcaaaaaaaaaggtAAAACTGGACAATTTTTAAGTACTAAAATGAATGAGATTTTACCAGGTCTAGCCTTCTTTTCCCATGATTCCTTTGTTACTTGTTCATAAAATTCTTTTGCTTCTTCTGCGGCATTTTCAGCCTCTTcagcttctttttctttttcttcagcCTCTGCAATAGCAGCTTCGGCCTTCTTAACTGCTGCTACTGCAGCAGCAGCATCCTCAGGACTCATCTGCGCTAGCATCATCAGCTCAGCATCAACTTCAGGCCATGGGCTATTTGAGTACTCCATTCGGTGCTGCACCAGAAAATATAGTAGCAAAATATTTTATTGCATGGTTTACCCCTGAGTGAAAACTTATAAGAAGTACTTTCAAATCAAGGGCGGATATTCATGTAGGGGACATGTGCCCCCAAGAACCCAAAATTAGCATTttctaataaaaaatttagatGTAATTATGTATATTTTCTAAAGTTTCCCACTCAAAAAGTTTAAGTGCCCTATAATGCTAATAAATCTTTCATAATTTgagttatatttaattttaatttatttatagtTATATGATCATAATTAGAGATTAAATTATTGGAATACTAATTTTTAGCACTTCAATATTAAAAAACTTGAAAAATCTAGTGAAAAtgacaaaaaaaaattgaatttggACTAGTTTCAAATATAAAGAATATGACACAGCTTCCTGCCAAGATGGTGTAAGCAGAACGAGAATACTTATAACATAAAGAATGTATGCAAGTCAAATCTAAAACCGCATTTCAACGCAAGGAAAACAACATAGATTGTATTGAGAAATGATTAATCAGTAAGTACTAGATAAGTTTCCTAAAACGCAAGAAACTAAATCCTTATATTTTGCTATTTTCGGAGGCCTGTGATTGAAATCAACAAGAAACAAATGAGCACTTGACCTAAGACGTTAATATGCTTGTCCATATCAGCAAATAAGCAATGCAAGCTTATAATTACAGGAATAACATCTCAAAGTAGAAACTTcactatgaattaaataagaaacaaaaagaaaatatTTGACCTATGAACTCAATATACTTGTTGATTTTAGCAATACTCTAAGGTATATCTAATTTATTTATTAACCCTCTATGTGAATCAAACAGTCTTACAAAATAAAGGCATAGCAACCAGGTTGCAGAAAAGacaataaattaaaaaattcttctTTATTTTCTCCTCTGAAGAGGAAAATGTTAATTACCTTGATGAGTTTTCCATCAACTGCAACAGTTCTCATGTTTCCCAAAGAAAACGTTTCCAAATTCAGAGGTGGCAATGGCTTTTGCAAATAAAATCTTATAGGGTCGTTAGAATATTAACACTTCATTCTACATATATTGTTAGAATGATTTGACATGATTCTTTGCAATATTTATCAACACTTCATTAGATATTAACATGAAAAAGATTGATCTCGGAAATATATGAATATATCCGCTGAACTTAAGAGACCCTAGCTCATAAAGTTTCATTACTATCAATATTATTCCGAAACATCAACAAGTTGTGAAGTATAACCTAAATACTGTTTGAAAACAACCTGTATTTTGGTAGAAATAGATTGCTGCTTGACATTCCTTAGATCTTCTAGTTCGCAGTCATCAAACCTGCATTTCCAATATtaatattcagtatacatacaGAGTAAAAAATTACGCTAAAATTAGATGTGTTGGCTTGCAATTAAGGTGCTATTAATAGTTATTTTAGCATCAATGAGTATCATACATAGTTATCAGCACCACTAATTCAGCAGTGGTGCAACCAGATATTGGCACTTGAACAATcggtaattaaataaatatgtttCCTAACTTAACACACATACTAGATTTTACTAATTATTATCAAGTTCTAATTTAGATGCAGCCGAAAAAGATACAAGTCCACAGCCGTGTACAGACCTAGTTCATGTTAACTGTTAAAGTGTGAGAATTGAGGATATATATAATACGACAACCTTGTTAGTTTTTCAGTTTCCCACTTGTAATGCTTCATTAGATGAGGACAGTGGCTCAAATTCATCAGTTTTACCTTCATCACAGCTCTCACAGATAAGAGCCGCAGACTTATCACCCTGTCTGCTGGTCATCTTGATATTCTTTTGAACAGTCTTGCAGCTGTCTCGACTTGCCATTCATTGCTAATAGCATATTTCTCCATTTGTCCTGACAACTATATTCAAAAGTATTGTGGAGAAAAAGAAACATAATAATGGAACCACGGAAGGCTCGCATATATTCTTGCTGACAGTATTTATACTAGTATGTGCATAATTAGCTGATTCTTATTACTGTTCAATCTGAGAGTAAGGTATTTTTCAGCAATGAAAGAAGTTGTGTGCAAAGTTCATCATACCTTGAGGTCCACATTAGAACGTGCACCCAAGATACTTCCCAACTGGTGGTCTTTGAGAATATCGGCCTATTTTCCCAGCACCGTGCTTAGTATTCCGTCTTTTAAAGCATCCTCCTCTTTGGCAATCCACTTGAGATTACAAAGACCTGTTTTCTAGTATTATCTGTATGAAAGAGAAACAGTTAAAATCATGCTCGTCAGCACATTTGCATATGGAAAGAAGATAGTTAAAATTTTACTCAAACAAATTTAGCACAAACTACACTATATTCCACTTTTAATGTTTAAAGCAATCCCTTTAACCCCAActgttaaaaataaataatatattttttattattaaaataatagaGTTGTGTGGGAGTCTCTAGAATAATCTTGGTACATGTATTAATATTTTTCTATGTTCAAAGTATTGGTGTAGGTACATGTAATCTCTAGATACATGTATCTAGGTCAAGTGATGTATATTGGAGTCTAAGAGTTATCTAGATCTTTCTATGGAGTCCTATATAAAGCCTTGTACCAAGTCATTTGTAATCAAGTAATTTTTCAAGTAATACATTTCTTCTCCTAAATTGTCTTGTGTGAGTTTGAGTGAGATCCTTTCTTCCAACAAAGTGGTATTAAGAGCCAAAGGTTCTACTTCTACTTATCTTCAAAGAAGGCTTGTGTGGTGTAAAGAAGAAGGAGATCATGGCAAATGGAATATTTCAATGGCAAATGCCAAAGTTTACCAAAGATAATTATGAGAATTGGTACATTCGTATGTAGGCGATCCTTGGAGCAAATGATGTGTGGGAAATTGTGGAGAAAGGATTGGAGGTGCCCGAAAATGAAGCAAATTTCCATCAAGTTCAAAAAGATCAATTTCAAGCCCAAAGAAAGAAGGATCAAAAGGCGATCATGATCATTCATCAATTTTTGGAAGATTCTATGTTACAAAAAGTGGCTTCCGCAACAACGTCAAAGAAAGTTTGGGATACTCTCAAATCTTCTTTTAGTGGCGATGCTAAGATAAAGAGAGTTCGGCTACAAACACTTCGTGGCGAGTTTGAGGCTTTGCGAATGAAGGCATCTGAATCAATCTCGGATTATTTTTCAAAGGTCTTGACCGTTGTCAATCAAATGAAAAGCAATGGAGAAGAGGTAAGTGATGTTCGTGTTATTGAAAAAGTTCTTCGTTCACTTGACTCTAAATTTGATTACAAAGTTGTGGCAATTGAGGAGGCTAAAGATATAGATGAAATGACTATTGATGATCTTATGGGATCATTACAAGCCCATGAAGAAAAAATGTTAAAGAAGGAGCCAATTGAACAAGCCTTACAATCAAAGttatcttttagagataataTTGGAAGGTATATGAGGAGCCAAAGAGGTCTTGGACAAGGACATGGAAGAGGATTTCTATATGGACAAGGAAGAGGTCGTGGCCAACAAAGGGAGGAAAGTCAAAAGTATGAAAGATTGTACGAGATAAGAAATTCAAGTGGCCGTGAAAGAGGAAGAGTTACAACAAGGTATGGCAagtcaaatgttaaatgctataattgtcaAAATTTTGGTCACTATGCTTCCGAGTGTCACACTTCAAAAAATCAAATGGAGGAGAAAGCTAATTTTGTTGAAGATAAAGGCAATGTTGATGAGTCTGAGTCATTGAAATGGCCTGGCTTTGTCAACCTTGCTGACAACCCTGCTGCCGCACAAGGCTTGGAAAAGTTTTAGGCGAGACAAATATCTGTTTGTTGATCGGAAGAATGGTAAAGAAAATTGGAGCCCGCATGAAAGGGATTGACTTGAGTACTAGGAATATGGTTGATTTTACACATTAGTTGTACTTTGTTTAGAATGATAGACATATTTGATATTATTTGTACACATTGAGAATTTGTTGATCTTGAATTCAATTGggtaataatatatatgtattggTTGAGTTTTGAGAATTAAGCTTTTTCACTATTGTGGTTAATACATTGTCTAATATTCGATGTTAATAAAGGGATATTAGCGCATGTAAACAAGGTAATAACATCGATTCAAAAATAAACACTTGATATCTATTTATCATATTAACATCAGTTATTTAGAAAATAATCGATGTCTATTGTTCAAATTGACATCGGTTATTTAGAAAATAATCGATGTCTATTGTTCAAATTAACATCGGTTCTTTAAAAACAACTGATGTCTAATAGGTTTgagacatcggttttttatttttaatcgaTGTTAATTCGTAAATATTGCTTGTGTGCTATAGTTTTAAATAGGCCTAATCGTTCTAATATTGCATTTCTGAACTTGACATAACTCAATTAGATAACAAGAATGTGAATTAGAcatcagaaattttccagaaacGTTGTGTAAGATTacttagacatcggtttttaaccgatgtctatgagaaaatatctttaacatcagtcgcgaagacatcatacattttttacatagacatcggtttttaaccgatgtctacggtgttttttctagtagtgttgTCAAGTTCACCTCACATACATTTCACCGTTGCAAATTACAAGATTAATGATAGATTCGGAACAAATTTAAATCATGTCATTAAAAATAGttattttaatacaaaaatgGCGTACGAACTGCAAGTATCATTAATTTTCTACTAAAATGTCCTAGGAACCATATGTGTAGACTCGAAAGCATGTTCAAACTCCGAGTCTTGTTACTGGTGAAATAAATTAATATTAGGCATCCTGATCATTTACTGCACGGATAACTGGTTTCAGTAAAATCAAGACCAACATGAACACAATATAATTTAGACAATTCAACAATCATTTGCAGGCTTTCACAATTTAAAGGAACGAATCATATATAAACCCGACCACTGTTTAGATATTTTTGTAAAGCATAAACTATCATTTCCTCTGACATATCTCTGTATGCAAACTCTATATATGTAAGGAGAATCAAAAATAGTGCTCAATAGTAGAGATGTTAGTCAACATTAGAAGTGACATCTCCACCCATGTTCAATGTTGATAATTTGCAAAAGACAGCAAGCACTTTTTCTAGAACTTTAGAATAAATAAACCGAAGCTTGTAATAAATTCAAAATTCTTCCAACCACTTTTTTAGTGACTATTTACAATCTTAGTATTATAAAACAGAATGAACAATTTTGACAGAGAAAACAAGCTATTAATTTTATCTTTAATCGGTACTTCGCCTGtaatcaaaaatatttttctttcAGTAAATTCACGTGTTTGGCTAATTTACTTCATCTTTTTCTTTCTACATGATCTCTGTAGATTTaagtaagaaaaatataattcagTATTCACAATCGATTAGAAGTGGATTTAAAAAAgttaatataattatattttgacAGGTGATAATAACCGTTAATGACTTAAATTTTTAGAaagggtatttttcaaaaaaaaaggtAAAACTGGACAA from Apium graveolens cultivar Ventura chromosome 5, ASM990537v1, whole genome shotgun sequence includes the following:
- the LOC141659775 gene encoding uncharacterized protein LOC141659775, encoding MKEVVCKVHHTLRSTLERAPKILPNWWSLRISAYFPSTVLSIPSFKASSSLAILGANDVWEIVEKGLEVPENEANFHQVQKDQFQAQRKKDQKAIMIIHQFLEDSMLQKVASATTSKKVWDTLKSSFSGDAKIKRVRLQTLRGEFEALRMKASESISDYFSKVLTVVNQMKSNGEEVSDVRVIEKVLRSLDSKFDYKVVAIEEAKDIDEMTIDDLMGSLQAHEEKMLKKEPIEQALQSKLSFRDNIGRYMRSQRGLGQGHGRGFLYGQGRGRGQQREESQKYERLYEIRNSSGRERGRVTTRYGKSNVKCYNCQNFGHYASECHTSKNQMEEKANFVEDKGNVDESESLKWPGFVNLADNPAAAQGLEKF